From one Thalassobaculum sp. OXR-137 genomic stretch:
- a CDS encoding very short patch repair endonuclease produces the protein MDTLTPEQRSERMSRVRAKDTKPEMLVRRLVHALGYRFRLHRKDLPGAPDLVFPGRRKVIFVHGCFWHRHEDCRLARLPKSRREFWVEKLEGNRLRDRANQLRLVEMGWRSLVIWECETRDSNVLRERVRHFLEEGEKGDVTIT, from the coding sequence ATGGACACCCTAACCCCGGAACAACGGAGCGAGCGCATGTCTCGCGTCCGGGCGAAGGACACCAAACCAGAGATGCTGGTGCGGCGGCTCGTTCACGCTCTTGGCTATAGGTTTCGGCTCCATCGAAAAGATCTACCCGGGGCTCCGGATCTGGTCTTTCCGGGTCGAAGAAAGGTGATCTTCGTTCATGGCTGCTTCTGGCATCGCCATGAGGACTGCCGGCTCGCTCGACTGCCGAAATCGCGTCGAGAATTTTGGGTCGAAAAGTTGGAAGGCAACCGTCTTCGCGACAGGGCGAATCAGCTAAGGTTGGTTGAAATGGGTTGGAGGTCGCTGGTGATCTGGGAATGCGAGACCCGAGATTCGAACGTGCTCCGGGAGCGGGTCCGCCACTTCTTGGAAGAAGGTGAAAAAGGCGATGTTACAATCACTTGA
- a CDS encoding recombinase family protein, translated as MLIGYARTSTIDQEAGLDAQERDLRALGCEKVFSEKVSSVAPRAALAAALDFMREGDTLVVTKLDRLARSTVHLGEIIDTIRRKRAHLRIEGLGIDTSTATGTLVLNVLGSIAQFEREMMLERQREGIAKAKAEGKYKGRKPTARAMASEVLALRDQGMGATEIATRLGIGRASVYRIMSDPQ; from the coding sequence ATGCTGATCGGATACGCACGGACATCCACCATCGACCAGGAGGCGGGCCTGGACGCCCAGGAGCGCGATCTGCGCGCCCTGGGGTGTGAGAAGGTCTTCTCCGAAAAGGTCTCGTCAGTGGCGCCCAGAGCGGCTCTGGCGGCCGCTCTGGACTTCATGCGGGAAGGTGACACGCTGGTGGTCACCAAGCTCGACCGGCTGGCGCGCTCGACCGTCCATCTGGGCGAGATCATCGACACCATCAGGCGCAAGCGGGCCCACCTGCGGATCGAGGGACTCGGCATCGACACCTCCACGGCGACGGGCACGCTTGTCCTGAATGTCCTGGGCAGCATCGCTCAGTTCGAGCGGGAGATGATGCTTGAGCGTCAGCGCGAGGGGATCGCCAAGGCGAAAGCTGAGGGGAAGTACAAAGGACGCAAGCCTACCGCACGGGCAATGGCGAGTGAGGTGTTGGCGCTACGCGACCAAGGAATGGGGGCAACCGAGATAGCCACAAGGCTCGGGATCGGTCGTGCAAGCGTCTATAGAATCATGTCCGATCCGCAGTAG
- a CDS encoding DNA cytosine methyltransferase, which yields MKKAMLQSLELFTGAGGLALGLSMAGFKPVAVVERDRWACDTIRENQARDFPLVRDWPLFECDVREFDMSVVPEGIDLIAGGPPCQPFSQGGKHRGFSDTRDMLPVMVEFVRKVRPKAFIIENVKGLTRPSFSSYLTYILLQLTHPELAPKPDEEWTDHLARLQTLDTSSPRHGLTYNVVHEVLNAANFGVPQRRERVFIVGFRSDIDARWSFPRETHSLDALLAQQHITGEYWDRHQIKRTVRNQPLGRFGQRVDRLRQSNLLLDHAPWRTVRDAIGSMPDPEAGAGIFRDHRFQPGARTYTGHTGSDLDLPAKTLKAGDHGVPGGENMFVKDDGSVRYFTVRESARLQTFPDGYAFHGAWGEAMRQLGNAVPVSLGRTVGASVARRLIEWKERDLKQQFQASLER from the coding sequence GTGAAAAAGGCGATGTTACAATCACTTGAACTATTCACTGGTGCGGGCGGTCTGGCCCTGGGGCTTTCCATGGCGGGGTTTAAGCCTGTGGCCGTGGTGGAGCGCGATCGGTGGGCTTGCGACACCATCCGAGAGAACCAAGCCCGAGACTTCCCGCTGGTCAGGGACTGGCCCCTGTTCGAGTGCGATGTGCGAGAATTCGACATGTCGGTCGTTCCCGAGGGCATCGACCTAATTGCAGGGGGACCGCCCTGCCAGCCGTTCTCTCAGGGCGGTAAACACAGAGGGTTCTCCGACACACGCGACATGCTCCCCGTCATGGTCGAGTTCGTCAGGAAGGTTCGCCCGAAGGCCTTCATTATCGAGAACGTCAAGGGCCTGACGAGGCCCAGCTTCTCGAGTTATCTGACCTATATATTATTGCAATTGACGCATCCCGAGCTGGCGCCAAAGCCCGACGAGGAATGGACGGATCATCTTGCCCGGCTCCAGACGTTGGACACTTCGAGCCCTCGTCATGGCCTCACATATAATGTCGTGCACGAAGTTCTGAATGCGGCGAACTTCGGCGTCCCGCAGCGCCGTGAGCGGGTCTTTATTGTTGGCTTCCGAAGTGACATCGACGCTCGCTGGAGCTTTCCAAGAGAGACCCACAGCTTGGACGCGCTGCTCGCCCAGCAGCACATCACCGGCGAATACTGGGACCGTCATCAGATCAAGCGGACTGTACGTAACCAGCCTCTGGGACGCTTCGGCCAGCGTGTTGATCGACTGAGACAATCAAACTTGCTGCTTGACCATGCGCCGTGGCGGACGGTCCGTGATGCGATTGGCAGCATGCCTGACCCGGAGGCTGGTGCGGGGATCTTTCGGGACCATCGGTTCCAACCTGGTGCAAGGACCTACACCGGCCACACAGGCAGTGACTTGGACCTGCCAGCAAAGACATTGAAGGCGGGCGATCACGGAGTTCCTGGTGGCGAGAACATGTTCGTCAAAGACGATGGCAGCGTGCGATATTTCACGGTGCGAGAGAGTGCGCGTCTCCAAACGTTCCCTGACGGCTATGCGTTTCACGGAGCGTGGGGAGAAGCGATGCGTCAACTCGGGAATGCGGTGCCAGTGTCCCTGGGGCGCACGGTCGGAGCGTCGGTGGCACGACGGTTGATCGAGTGGAAGGAGCGCGACCTGAAGCAGCAATTCCAGGCAAGTTTGGAGCGATGA
- a CDS encoding DUF4347 domain-containing protein: protein MTTTTLSSRSSATASETSEILFVDYGIDSVSTLVAGLRPHVEVVHLPEQGDPIATIALTLAGLRNVAALHILSHGAPGALYLSGERIDAAVLAARPALTDAIRASLSDDAEIVLYGCSVAEGAIGARFVAALSTALDRPVAASDGLVGAASLGGGWSIPARGALAFSADAQAAYPAVLAIATFGIVTTINTVNTLTTNESGTTIDVVRSDGISLNVSSGFLTPGTIGNTATYTLTFGSAVNITQFQIGEFTNLSAGANYVFTPNTGTALVLADNSASIVGAIATLTPVDWTGITSFTVSYAGATDWRVGIDNINFTPAVTSISASTTATGFNTTNGTNLNPASTFAGADDTLTIADASHITSTSVANGGAGTDTIVLANGSDLTTAGFTLTSFETLTLAANATVTMSEAQHDAFTTINGNTGTETITLTTVDGDGQVLASANIETYALNGAYTLTLQAAGQNVTGSDGANQTVKSDAAVDTLSGILNGGTGGSDTLILDTGDNIASATVSNFENLTLESGAAVTMTVAQHDGFTGTVTAAGTESITLSATGGDTATTGNAVVESYTLGAGGIDFTLGAAAQNLAGSSGADTVNVGTLTATGTLNGQGDTDTLTIGNGGSIAGATVSNFENLTLASGATVTMATSQLAQFSGTVTAAGSETLTITGDGAVTTLANIESFSVGDDSTNARLITIGQAGASVTATSTTDAINFSLGGVTYTGTLTGEATTGDTLTLANNANVAGGTIAAIGTLDVASGATVTMTEAQHDAFTAITGSGTNKIIITTATDGLTADADIEQYQLDAANSLSLSAAGQTVSGSTGNDTINVGSLTATGTIDGQGGTDTLTIAAGGNISGATVSNFENLTLTGTGDVTMTAAQRAAFTGTLTAPGTANLVVTGSAGNQVLVGGAGSDTLNGGAGADTMSGGAGADNLTGGSETDVFTGSAAELAGDTITDLAVGESIVVTGADLTALNGQSAAATIATGAGTLNLTGITGASGVFSAVLSGGNTTITLTAPPVSFTLTTGADNPTLDTGNDVLTANAANVLNAGDTIDGLAGTDTLNISAAQTVTLGATTLTNVETVNITAGAQSITTNDGTVASGQTMTVNGSTNTSAINWDGSAETNGTFSMTGGSGDDTLKGGSGADMVLGGAGNDELSGGAGVDTLSGGAGNDTFIAGNGADHLSGGTGDDVLRAGADNDVLRGGDGNDVLSGGTGSDSLSGGAGNDVLNGGGEFDTLAGGAGADTFTGSAADFNGDTISDFAVGDSIVVTGKDLSALNGTAATGTIDISGSVATTLTGITSASGTFSATVTGGNTTLTLVAPATGGGDGGGGGSSGGSGGTVVVTDSTPADLTGGSRTITNNGSTSGSAAIVQNTGNNSNVVTATLPASVSITSSGPATATAGSTSQQTLTEAISARNSGSTTQLTTEANTFLNRLSTTTTLDIRTIVPTTTSSSLSSPIVITGSTATDGSTQSEAFVIDLRSLPSGSTLQLDNIEFASIMGSSTVTGGNGDNFVTGDENSQFISLGVGNDTLYGGAGADTIGSGSGKDILYGNQDNDRVFGGTEEDTVYGGADQDVVYGNQAADVVYGNMGNDTLYGGQDNDTVYGGQHQDIVYGNDGNDALWGGNGADTLKGGDGDDTLYGGRSSEDGANDGSFDVLEGGAGNDAFYGGEGIDWIYTGAGADLIYIEDLNGFDVVADFNLAEGDRLMIALNVNGQAITSAADVIARASDNADGDVEIDLGGQYVRLIGVHTSDLTESHFGFF, encoded by the coding sequence ATGACGACCACGACCCTGAGCAGCCGGTCGAGCGCCACTGCCAGCGAAACGTCGGAAATTCTTTTCGTCGACTACGGCATCGACAGCGTTTCCACGCTAGTCGCCGGGCTGCGCCCGCATGTCGAGGTCGTGCATCTTCCCGAGCAGGGCGACCCGATCGCCACGATCGCCCTGACCCTGGCAGGCCTGCGCAACGTCGCGGCCCTTCACATTCTGTCACACGGAGCTCCTGGCGCCCTGTACCTGTCCGGCGAACGGATCGACGCTGCGGTCCTGGCTGCGCGCCCGGCGCTGACCGACGCGATCCGCGCTTCCTTGTCCGATGACGCCGAGATCGTGCTGTACGGCTGCTCGGTGGCCGAGGGCGCGATCGGCGCGCGTTTTGTCGCCGCCCTGTCGACGGCGCTGGACCGGCCCGTCGCTGCTTCCGACGGCCTTGTGGGCGCGGCGTCCCTGGGCGGCGGCTGGAGCATCCCCGCACGAGGCGCTCTCGCCTTTAGCGCGGATGCTCAAGCCGCCTACCCGGCGGTTCTGGCAATAGCGACATTCGGCATCGTCACGACGATCAACACCGTCAACACGCTGACGACGAACGAGTCCGGAACCACCATCGATGTCGTCAGGAGTGACGGTATCTCGTTGAACGTCAGCTCCGGTTTCCTGACTCCCGGCACCATCGGCAACACGGCCACCTACACGCTCACCTTCGGCAGCGCGGTGAACATCACGCAGTTCCAGATCGGGGAGTTCACTAATCTCTCCGCTGGAGCCAACTATGTCTTCACGCCGAATACCGGAACCGCCTTGGTACTCGCCGACAACAGCGCATCCATCGTCGGTGCGATCGCCACCCTTACTCCCGTCGATTGGACCGGTATCACCAGCTTTACCGTCTCGTATGCCGGCGCCACCGACTGGCGGGTCGGGATCGACAACATCAACTTCACGCCCGCCGTTACAAGTATTTCGGCCAGCACGACCGCCACGGGATTCAACACCACCAACGGCACCAACCTCAACCCGGCCTCCACCTTCGCCGGTGCGGACGATACGCTCACCATCGCCGATGCCAGCCACATCACCAGCACATCCGTGGCGAATGGCGGGGCGGGCACCGACACGATCGTGCTGGCCAACGGCAGCGATCTGACGACGGCCGGTTTCACGCTGACCAGCTTCGAGACCCTGACCCTGGCGGCGAATGCCACCGTCACGATGTCGGAGGCTCAGCACGACGCCTTCACCACGATCAACGGCAACACCGGCACCGAGACCATCACGCTGACGACCGTCGATGGCGACGGTCAGGTTCTCGCCAGCGCCAACATCGAGACCTATGCGCTGAACGGGGCCTATACCCTCACCCTTCAGGCCGCCGGCCAGAACGTCACCGGCAGCGACGGCGCCAACCAGACGGTGAAGTCGGATGCTGCGGTCGACACTCTGTCCGGCATCCTGAACGGCGGTACCGGCGGCTCCGACACGCTGATCCTGGACACCGGCGACAATATCGCCAGCGCCACGGTCTCGAATTTCGAGAACCTGACCCTGGAGAGCGGTGCGGCGGTCACCATGACGGTGGCCCAGCACGATGGGTTCACCGGTACAGTGACGGCGGCCGGTACGGAAAGCATCACCCTCTCGGCAACCGGCGGCGACACCGCCACGACCGGTAACGCGGTTGTGGAGAGCTACACGCTCGGCGCCGGCGGAATCGACTTTACCCTGGGCGCGGCCGCCCAGAACCTCGCCGGCAGCAGCGGGGCGGACACGGTCAATGTCGGGACCTTGACCGCGACGGGAACGCTGAACGGCCAAGGCGATACCGACACCCTGACGATCGGCAATGGCGGCAGCATCGCCGGCGCCACCGTCAGCAATTTCGAGAACCTGACGCTCGCCAGCGGCGCCACCGTGACCATGGCGACGTCGCAGCTGGCGCAATTCTCCGGCACGGTCACCGCCGCCGGATCCGAGACCCTCACCATCACGGGCGACGGCGCCGTCACCACCCTGGCGAATATCGAGAGCTTCTCCGTCGGCGACGACAGCACGAACGCCCGGCTCATCACCATTGGCCAGGCCGGCGCCAGCGTCACCGCAACCTCGACGACCGACGCGATCAATTTCAGCCTCGGCGGCGTGACCTACACCGGCACCCTGACCGGCGAGGCGACCACCGGCGATACGCTGACACTCGCCAACAACGCCAACGTCGCCGGCGGCACGATCGCCGCCATCGGCACGCTGGATGTCGCCAGCGGGGCCACGGTCACCATGACCGAGGCCCAACACGACGCCTTCACGGCCATCACCGGCTCCGGCACCAACAAGATCATCATCACCACGGCGACCGATGGGCTGACCGCAGACGCGGATATCGAGCAGTACCAGCTCGATGCCGCCAACAGCCTGTCACTAAGCGCGGCCGGACAGACGGTGAGCGGATCGACCGGCAACGATACGATCAATGTCGGCAGCCTGACGGCGACCGGGACGATCGACGGACAGGGCGGCACGGATACGCTGACCATCGCGGCGGGCGGCAACATCTCCGGTGCCACGGTCTCGAATTTCGAGAACCTGACCCTGACCGGTACCGGCGACGTCACCATGACGGCGGCCCAGCGGGCGGCCTTTACCGGCACCCTGACGGCACCTGGTACGGCCAATCTGGTGGTCACCGGCTCGGCCGGGAACCAGGTGCTGGTCGGCGGTGCTGGGTCAGACACCCTGAATGGCGGTGCCGGCGCCGACACGATGAGCGGCGGTGCCGGGGCCGACAACCTCACCGGCGGCTCGGAAACCGATGTCTTCACCGGCAGCGCAGCCGAACTGGCCGGCGATACGATCACCGATCTTGCCGTCGGCGAGAGCATCGTCGTGACCGGTGCCGACCTGACGGCGCTGAACGGCCAGTCGGCGGCGGCGACCATCGCAACCGGGGCCGGCACCCTGAATCTGACCGGCATCACCGGTGCCAGCGGCGTCTTCTCGGCGGTTCTCTCGGGCGGCAACACCACCATCACGCTGACCGCGCCGCCGGTCTCCTTCACCCTGACCACCGGCGCCGACAACCCGACGCTGGACACCGGCAACGACGTTCTGACGGCCAACGCGGCCAACGTCCTGAACGCGGGCGATACCATCGACGGTCTTGCCGGAACGGACACCCTGAACATCTCGGCGGCGCAGACCGTCACGCTCGGCGCGACGACGCTGACCAATGTCGAAACCGTCAACATCACCGCCGGCGCGCAGTCGATCACGACCAACGATGGGACGGTGGCGTCGGGACAGACCATGACGGTCAACGGCTCGACCAACACGTCCGCCATCAACTGGGACGGGTCGGCCGAGACCAACGGCACTTTCTCCATGACCGGCGGTAGCGGCGACGACACCCTGAAAGGCGGTAGCGGCGCCGACATGGTCCTGGGCGGTGCCGGTAATGACGAGCTATCCGGTGGCGCCGGCGTGGATACGCTCTCGGGCGGTGCCGGCAACGACACCTTCATCGCCGGCAACGGTGCCGACCATCTCAGTGGCGGAACCGGCGATGACGTTCTGCGGGCCGGGGCCGACAACGACGTTCTGCGTGGCGGCGACGGGAACGACGTGCTTTCCGGCGGGACCGGCTCGGACTCACTTTCCGGCGGTGCCGGCAACGACGTTCTCAACGGCGGGGGCGAGTTCGACACGCTGGCTGGCGGCGCCGGGGCCGACACCTTCACCGGCAGTGCGGCAGACTTCAACGGCGACACGATCTCGGACTTCGCGGTGGGCGACAGCATCGTCGTCACCGGCAAGGACCTGTCGGCCTTGAACGGTACGGCCGCCACCGGCACGATCGACATCAGCGGCAGCGTCGCTACCACGCTCACGGGCATCACCTCGGCGAGCGGGACGTTCAGCGCGACGGTCACGGGGGGCAACACGACACTCACCCTCGTCGCACCGGCGACAGGCGGGGGCGATGGCGGCGGCGGCGGATCCTCCGGCGGAAGCGGAGGAACCGTGGTGGTGACCGACAGCACGCCGGCGGATTTGACCGGTGGCAGCCGAACGATCACCAACAACGGATCCACCTCCGGCAGTGCCGCGATCGTCCAGAACACCGGCAACAACAGCAACGTCGTCACGGCGACCCTGCCGGCGTCGGTTTCCATCACCTCGTCGGGTCCGGCGACGGCGACTGCCGGTTCGACGTCGCAGCAGACCCTGACCGAGGCCATCAGTGCGCGGAACTCCGGGTCCACCACCCAGCTGACGACCGAGGCCAACACCTTCCTCAACAGGCTGTCGACGACAACCACGTTGGACATCCGCACGATCGTTCCGACGACGACGTCAAGCTCGTTGAGCAGTCCGATCGTCATCACCGGCAGCACGGCAACGGACGGCTCCACCCAGTCCGAGGCCTTCGTGATCGACCTGCGCTCCCTGCCTTCCGGCAGCACCCTGCAGCTCGACAACATCGAGTTCGCCTCGATCATGGGGTCGAGCACGGTGACCGGCGGCAATGGCGACAACTTCGTCACCGGCGACGAGAACAGCCAGTTCATCTCGCTCGGTGTCGGCAACGACACTCTGTATGGCGGCGCTGGGGCGGACACGATCGGCTCCGGCAGCGGCAAGGACATCCTCTACGGCAACCAGGACAACGACCGGGTGTTCGGCGGCACCGAGGAAGACACGGTCTATGGCGGCGCCGACCAGGACGTCGTCTACGGCAACCAGGCGGCCGACGTGGTCTACGGCAACATGGGCAACGACACGCTCTATGGCGGCCAGGACAACGACACCGTGTATGGCGGCCAGCATCAGGATATTGTGTACGGCAATGACGGCAACGACGCCCTCTGGGGCGGCAATGGCGCCGACACGCTGAAGGGCGGCGACGGGGACGATACCCTGTATGGCGGGCGCTCCAGCGAGGACGGCGCCAATGACGGGTCGTTCGACGTGCTGGAGGGCGGCGCCGGGAACGACGCGTTCTACGGCGGCGAGGGCATCGACTGGATCTATACCGGTGCCGGAGCCGACCTGATCTATATCGAGGACCTCAACGGCTTCGACGTGGTCGCCGACTTCAATCTGGCCGAGGGCGACCGGCTGATGATCGCGCTCAATGTCAACGGCCAGGCCATCACCAGTGCGGCCGACGTCATCGCCCGGGCCAGCGACAATGCGGATGGGGACGTCGAAATCGACCTGGGCGGCCAATACGTCCGCCTGATCGGTGTCCACACCTCCGACCTGACGGAGAGCCATTTCGGCTTCTTCTGA
- a CDS encoding Eco29kI family restriction endonuclease translates to MPPQKPYNPLDRTNLGASVAGALLRQEVVPLVALKTFVGAGVYALYYTGDFAPYETVAARNADGKFQQPIYVGKAIPEGGRKGGGAGIVQPVGPYLYRRLTAHRNSIKKVFKYSQDQRPPIKNLKPEDFWCRYLVVEDIWIPLGESLMIASFSPVWNIVVEGFGNNAPGSGREKGMRPRWDVLHPGRPWADRCEAREETADQIAEEARQHLENHSVIGDEALLMTQVDGDLDDSGLA, encoded by the coding sequence ATGCCCCCGCAGAAGCCATATAATCCGCTTGACCGAACGAACCTTGGCGCAAGTGTGGCGGGGGCACTCCTCCGCCAGGAGGTTGTGCCACTGGTTGCGTTAAAGACATTCGTCGGGGCGGGGGTTTATGCCCTTTATTACACTGGTGATTTCGCTCCTTACGAGACGGTGGCCGCCAGGAATGCTGATGGCAAGTTCCAGCAACCTATCTATGTAGGCAAGGCAATCCCAGAAGGCGGCAGGAAAGGCGGCGGTGCGGGTATTGTGCAACCTGTCGGCCCATATCTTTATCGCCGTTTGACTGCTCATAGGAACAGTATAAAGAAGGTCTTCAAGTATAGTCAGGACCAAAGACCACCGATCAAGAACCTGAAGCCAGAGGACTTTTGGTGCAGATACTTGGTTGTTGAGGACATTTGGATTCCACTTGGAGAAAGCCTAATGATTGCTTCCTTCAGCCCCGTCTGGAACATAGTGGTTGAAGGCTTTGGTAACAACGCGCCCGGCAGCGGACGCGAAAAAGGCATGAGGCCACGGTGGGATGTGTTGCATCCCGGCCGTCCTTGGGCGGACCGCTGTGAAGCACGCGAGGAAACCGCTGATCAAATTGCAGAAGAGGCTCGGCAGCACCTTGAGAACCATTCAGTCATTGGTGACGAGGCCTTGCTTATGACGCAGGTTGACGGTGACCTGGACGATAGCGGCTTGGCATAG
- a CDS encoding site-specific integrase, with product MPTIRKRNRRWQAQVRVANKAPITKTFDRYQDAVAWAAETEKNVRRSLANDTGIRVAQTTLGDLIDRYQREITPAKRSSEVEALRLGKMRRDAISGLALSKLSPSVVSDYRDRRMAEVSVDTVRRDLGTLQHVWDVAHRSWGLVGLDNPFRLVRRPSPAPGRSRRLSVEEQARLEAACAKCRNEFVPLVVRFALETAMRQGEILALQKRDIDMGRRLALVRYSKNGRSRLVPLSETALSAARDATSRSGEERVFPLTAMSVKLAWRRALKRADLEDLHFHDLRHEAISRMFEMGLSMPEVALVSGHRTPAMLMRYAHADVERIASMLGDGSS from the coding sequence ATGCCCACCATCCGCAAGCGGAACCGCCGCTGGCAGGCCCAGGTGCGTGTCGCCAACAAGGCCCCCATCACCAAGACCTTCGACCGTTACCAGGACGCCGTCGCCTGGGCAGCCGAGACGGAGAAGAACGTCCGCCGGTCGCTCGCGAATGACACCGGCATTCGTGTCGCGCAGACGACCCTGGGTGACCTGATCGACCGGTACCAGCGGGAGATCACACCAGCCAAGCGCAGTTCGGAGGTTGAGGCGCTGCGCCTGGGAAAGATGCGAAGGGACGCGATCTCAGGTCTGGCGCTGTCAAAGCTCTCCCCCTCGGTGGTGTCGGACTATCGTGATCGCAGGATGGCTGAGGTGTCCGTCGATACTGTCAGGCGCGATCTCGGCACGCTGCAGCATGTCTGGGATGTCGCGCATCGCTCCTGGGGGCTGGTGGGGCTCGATAACCCCTTCCGGCTGGTGCGGAGGCCCAGCCCAGCGCCTGGGCGCTCACGTCGCCTCTCAGTGGAGGAGCAGGCCCGCCTCGAAGCGGCCTGCGCGAAATGTAGGAATGAGTTTGTCCCGCTGGTGGTGAGGTTCGCCCTGGAGACGGCGATGCGCCAGGGTGAGATCCTGGCATTGCAGAAGCGAGACATTGATATGGGGCGCCGGCTGGCGCTGGTGCGCTACTCGAAGAACGGGCGAAGCCGCTTGGTGCCGTTGAGTGAGACGGCCCTATCGGCCGCCAGGGACGCCACCAGCCGCTCCGGTGAGGAGCGGGTGTTCCCGCTGACGGCAATGTCGGTCAAGCTCGCTTGGCGGCGCGCCCTGAAGCGCGCAGACCTCGAAGACCTGCATTTCCACGACCTTCGGCATGAAGCGATCAGCAGGATGTTCGAGATGGGCCTCAGCATGCCTGAGGTTGCTCTGGTGTCAGGGCACCGCACACCAGCCATGCTGATGCGGTATGCACATGCCGACGTGGAGCGGATCGCCTCGATGCTTGGCGACGGGAGTTCATAG